A genomic segment from Vicinamibacterales bacterium encodes:
- the rpmB gene encoding 50S ribosomal protein L28, giving the protein MARRCEICGKGPRVGRNVSHAHNVTPRRFQANIQMVRAIIDGSVKRIRVCTRCLRSGKVAKAA; this is encoded by the coding sequence ATGGCGCGACGGTGTGAAATTTGCGGTAAGGGTCCTAGGGTAGGCCGTAACGTCAGCCACGCCCACAATGTGACCCCGAGGCGATTCCAGGCAAACATTCAGATGGTCCGAGCGATAATCGACGGAAGCGTCAAACGAATCCGTGTTTGTACCCGCTGTCTGCGCTCCGGCAAGGTCGCTAAGGCAGCCTAG
- a CDS encoding TraR/DksA C4-type zinc finger protein gives MATTTYPVESERCAELRRILEERRQDMMVEVHDRMRVVRAEGNSATMHGVLDSVETSEADIQDELEFSLIQMKAETLSKIDGALQRLKVGAYGNCFECGEEISEQRLRALPFAIRCTVCEEEREQATRKSTTQERSDLEALFVDFAS, from the coding sequence ATGGCGACGACAACATATCCTGTAGAAAGTGAGCGCTGTGCTGAGCTGAGACGTATTCTTGAAGAGCGGCGCCAGGACATGATGGTCGAGGTGCACGACCGAATGCGCGTTGTACGTGCTGAAGGCAACAGTGCTACGATGCACGGCGTTCTCGATTCGGTGGAGACTTCTGAGGCGGATATTCAGGACGAACTAGAGTTCTCCCTAATTCAGATGAAAGCCGAGACGCTGAGCAAGATCGATGGGGCACTCCAGCGGCTCAAGGTTGGAGCCTATGGTAATTGTTTTGAGTGCGGAGAAGAGATTTCCGAACAGCGATTACGGGCCCTACCTTTCGCGATAAGGTGCACAGTCTGCGAAGAGGAGCGAGAACAAGCAACGCGGAAAAGCACAACCCAGGAGCGTAGTGACTTGGAAGCACTGTTCGTAGATTTCGCGAGTTAA